In Lacrimispora indolis DSM 755, a genomic segment contains:
- the rfbC gene encoding dTDP-4-dehydrorhamnose 3,5-epimerase yields MGKIKVTTCGIKGLFVIEPAVFHDSRGYFMETYNQKDFQEAGLDMVFVQDNQSMSVKGVLRGLHFQKQFPQGKLVRVVRGRVFDVAVDLRSASETYGKWFGVELSAENKKQFYIPEGFAHGFLVLSDEAEFAYKCTDFYHPGDEGGILWSDPEIGIDWPVEEGMELIISEKDQKWGGIRDTFKF; encoded by the coding sequence ATGGGAAAGATAAAAGTAACAACATGCGGAATCAAAGGACTTTTTGTCATTGAGCCTGCGGTATTTCACGATTCCAGAGGATATTTCATGGAAACCTATAACCAGAAAGACTTTCAGGAGGCAGGGCTTGACATGGTTTTCGTACAGGACAACCAGTCCATGTCCGTAAAGGGCGTACTGCGGGGCCTTCATTTCCAGAAGCAGTTTCCACAGGGAAAGCTGGTGCGGGTAGTGAGAGGAAGGGTATTTGACGTGGCAGTGGATCTGCGTTCCGCTTCCGAAACCTATGGAAAATGGTTTGGCGTGGAGTTGTCTGCGGAGAACAAAAAGCAGTTTTACATTCCGGAAGGCTTTGCCCATGGATTTTTAGTTTTGTCTGATGAAGCGGAATTCGCATACAAATGCACTGATTTTTATCATCCCGGTGATGAGGGCGGAATTTTATGGAGCGATCCGGAGATCGGCATTGACTGGCCGGTAGAGGAAGGCATGGAGCTGATCATCTCTGAAAAGGATCAGAAGTGGGGCGGAATCCGGGATACCTTTAAATTTTAG
- a CDS encoding ABC transporter permease — protein sequence MKYLVSLIKEIIAKRKLILDLSKADFKKRFVGSYFGIAWMFLQPMATVLVYFFVFQMGFKSVPPVPEYPYVLWLIPGIVPWFYFSEVLNMGTGCLQEYNYLVKKVVFRVEILPVIKMISCLMVHGIFAIIMIVVFFCYGFFPKASWIQILYYSFASSMLSLAIAYFTSAIHVFFKDMAQIIGIFLQFGMWMVPIMWAPEMFSSIPSWLPVLLKLNPFYYIVAGYRDSMLTGNWLTERPTLGLYFWSVTIVLMLLGLKVFKKLRPHFSDVL from the coding sequence ATGAAATATCTGGTTTCCTTAATAAAAGAAATTATTGCAAAGAGGAAGCTCATCCTGGATCTGTCAAAGGCAGATTTTAAAAAACGGTTTGTAGGCTCCTATTTCGGGATCGCATGGATGTTTTTACAGCCCATGGCAACGGTTTTAGTATACTTTTTTGTATTTCAGATGGGCTTTAAGAGCGTGCCCCCTGTTCCGGAATACCCCTACGTGCTTTGGCTGATTCCGGGCATTGTGCCCTGGTTTTATTTCAGCGAGGTGCTGAACATGGGAACTGGCTGTCTTCAGGAATATAATTATCTGGTGAAAAAGGTGGTGTTCCGGGTGGAGATCCTTCCGGTCATCAAGATGATTTCCTGCCTGATGGTACATGGCATTTTTGCAATCATCATGATCGTGGTATTTTTCTGCTATGGCTTTTTTCCAAAGGCCAGCTGGATCCAGATCCTGTACTATTCCTTTGCAAGCTCCATGCTGTCTCTGGCTATTGCGTATTTTACCAGCGCCATTCACGTGTTTTTCAAGGATATGGCACAGATCATAGGCATTTTCCTGCAGTTTGGGATGTGGATGGTGCCCATCATGTGGGCGCCGGAAATGTTTTCCTCGATTCCCTCCTGGCTGCCGGTTCTGCTTAAGCTGAATCCTTTCTATTATATTGTGGCCGGGTACCGGGACAGCATGCTGACCGGAAACTGGCTGACAGAACGGCCGACCCTGGGACTTTATTTCTGGTCAGTGACCATTGTCCTGATGCTTTTGGGACTGAAAGTATTTAAAAAGCTGCGCCCGCACTTTTCCGATGTGCTGTGA
- a CDS encoding ABC transporter ATP-binding protein: protein MSVEWNNKAISVNNVTKIYKLYDKPVDRLKEALSVTHKNYHRDFYALNGISFEVEKGQTVGIIGTNGSGKSTILKIITGVLTPSSGTLEVNGVISALLELGAGFNMDYTGIENIYMNGTMMGFSKKEMDGKLRDILDFADIGDFVYQPVKTYSSGMFVRLAFALAINVEPEILIVDEALSVGDVFFQAKCYRRMEEIRQNGTTILMVTHDMGAIIKYCDRVVVLNKGNFIAEGEPGKMVDLYKKILANQMDDLGEDLEEIRKGILNDFSGEQASVQMQSQSSRQEGFMKEKLTINPSRTEYGDKRAEIVDFGLLDERGNVTNLLLKGERFTIKERIHFHTKIETPIFTYTIKDKRGADLTGTNTMYEASDVQAVENGDEYEVEFNQKMTLQGGEYLLSMSCTGFENGEHVVYHRLYDIANITVISNKNTVGIYDMEPEVSLKLYRAGE, encoded by the coding sequence ATGTCCGTAGAATGGAACAACAAAGCAATATCTGTTAATAATGTAACAAAGATCTATAAATTATACGACAAGCCTGTTGACCGGTTAAAAGAGGCTTTAAGCGTGACCCATAAAAATTACCACCGTGATTTCTACGCCTTAAACGGCATTTCTTTTGAGGTAGAAAAGGGACAGACCGTAGGAATCATCGGAACCAACGGATCAGGGAAATCCACCATTTTAAAAATCATTACAGGAGTCTTAACACCATCCTCAGGCACCCTGGAGGTCAACGGGGTGATTTCCGCACTTTTGGAGCTGGGAGCCGGTTTTAACATGGATTATACGGGAATCGAAAACATCTACATGAACGGCACCATGATGGGATTTTCCAAGAAAGAAATGGATGGAAAGCTTCGGGACATCCTGGATTTTGCGGACATCGGAGATTTTGTCTATCAGCCCGTGAAGACTTATTCAAGCGGTATGTTTGTCCGCCTGGCATTTGCCCTGGCTATCAACGTGGAGCCTGAGATTCTCATTGTGGACGAAGCATTGTCCGTGGGAGACGTATTTTTTCAGGCCAAATGCTACCGCCGTATGGAAGAAATCCGTCAGAACGGAACCACTATTTTGATGGTTACCCATGATATGGGAGCGATCATCAAATATTGTGACCGCGTCGTTGTTTTAAATAAAGGAAATTTTATCGCCGAGGGAGAGCCTGGAAAGATGGTGGATCTTTATAAAAAGATCCTGGCCAATCAAATGGATGACCTTGGGGAAGATTTAGAAGAAATAAGAAAAGGCATATTAAATGACTTTTCCGGAGAACAGGCCTCAGTTCAGATGCAGTCCCAAAGTTCCCGCCAGGAAGGGTTTATGAAGGAAAAGCTCACCATCAACCCCAGCCGCACGGAATACGGCGATAAACGGGCGGAGATCGTGGATTTCGGACTTCTGGACGAAAGAGGGAATGTGACTAACCTTCTGCTGAAAGGGGAACGCTTTACCATAAAGGAGCGGATTCATTTTCATACGAAAATCGAGACGCCCATCTTTACCTATACCATCAAGGATAAACGGGGAGCCGATTTGACCGGCACCAACACCATGTACGAGGCCTCCGATGTGCAGGCCGTGGAAAATGGCGATGAATATGAGGTGGAATTTAACCAGAAAATGACCCTTCAGGGAGGAGAGTATCTCCTTTCCATGAGCTGCACCGGATTTGAAAACGGAGAACATGTGGTTTATCACCGTCTGTATGACATCGCAAATATTACGGTCATTTCCAATAAAAATACGGTAGGTATTTATGATATGGAACCGGAAGTAAGCTTAAAGCTTTACCGGGCAGGAGAGTGA
- a CDS encoding class I SAM-dependent methyltransferase produces the protein MNDISPELKKLFIKYHGDTKKLLQENPNLDYLYALSEIRENLLEWYEFDEAGSLLQVGSDYGALTGLYSRRVRQVTVLDPDSHNLSVNRLRNEAQENIRYITGDLDSFEEEGFDYVVMVGSLRQPYDKHISKAKSLLKPEGKLILSICNRLGLKYQAGAVPDQDRLSREELLELLRGEETRQGKVEVYYPMPDYRLPITLYSDGYLPGKGDLTHAILAYDYPKYLRFDLGKMYDEVCEGKQFETFANSFLTIWSSHEEN, from the coding sequence ATGAATGATATCAGCCCTGAACTGAAAAAACTGTTTATTAAATACCATGGAGATACGAAAAAGCTGCTCCAGGAAAACCCCAATCTGGACTACTTGTACGCGTTATCCGAGATTCGTGAGAACCTGTTGGAATGGTATGAATTTGATGAGGCGGGTTCTCTCCTTCAGGTGGGGTCTGACTACGGGGCCCTGACCGGCTTATACAGCAGGCGGGTCAGGCAGGTGACCGTCCTTGACCCTGACAGTCACAATTTATCGGTCAACCGTTTGCGCAATGAGGCACAGGAAAACATCCGGTATATAACCGGGGATTTAGACTCCTTTGAAGAGGAAGGCTTTGATTATGTGGTAATGGTCGGTTCCTTAAGACAGCCCTATGACAAACACATAAGTAAGGCCAAATCCCTTTTAAAGCCGGAAGGAAAGCTGATCCTTTCCATATGCAACCGTCTTGGCCTTAAATATCAGGCAGGTGCTGTCCCTGATCAGGACCGGCTTTCCAGGGAAGAACTTTTAGAGCTTTTGCGTGGAGAAGAGACCAGACAGGGAAAGGTGGAAGTTTACTATCCAATGCCTGATTACCGCCTGCCTATCACCTTATATTCCGATGGATATCTGCCGGGCAAAGGAGATTTAACCCATGCCATCCTGGCTTACGATTATCCCAAGTATTTAAGGTTTGATTTAGGAAAGATGTATGACGAGGTGTGTGAGGGAAAGCAGTTTGAGACATTTGCCAATTCATTTTTAACCATTTGGAGCAGCCATGAAGAAAATTAA
- a CDS encoding glycosyltransferase: MKKINFVKYNRTRREAFQIRTSLVEQDGCPYVEKTALKPEGVAHIKSLGVKYKSLTEQNQRLKVAGVSISSDGRTARFDFLKGQTLSELLGKEIQDGKVSVPQMEDGISLIMGAKENCIIPFTITPEFEEVFGKLTEADERFKKDWAFKTSNIDCLFENIMITEDGPYCLDYEWVFSFPVPVTFIKFRVLYYFYEQYKSILSYGSMEAFMEEFGVEAERLGTYEEMERCFQDYVHGENQQIYLVNYMHETHALPEDMYEVSRVIDETKEHITQLDMEIREKDVLITRQQEEKRLTDNHVGNQEAIIQALRADCSNMSEMIATLQRHQALTYRVRRKLGRIFNDKFPQGTQKRKLLIYAKDTVFHPLKSFRLYTTEEGRNLIEGDMKIGEAYRVHGKLRFIKEGHPMVSIIIPVYNQIHYTYACLVSILEHTKDVVYEVIIADDVSSDATAELSKFTENVVICRNETNQGFLRNCNQAAKAARGKYVMFLNNDTQVTEGWLSSLVNLIESDPAIGMVGSKLVYPDGRLQEAGGIIFRDGSGWNYGRLDDPEKPEYNYVKDVDYISGAAILLSNELWKRIGGFDDRYAPAYCEDSDLAFEVRRAGLRVVYQPFSKVIHFEGISNGTDVNGSGLKRYQVENGLKLKEKWTEELKQQSENDGNPDVFRARERSQGKDIILVVDHYVPTYDRDAGSKTTFQYLKMFLEKGYVVKFLGDNFLHEEPYSTALQQLGIEILYGKEYQVKIWEWLKEHGNDIKVAYLNRPHIAAKYVDFIKDKTNIKMIYYGHDLHFLREGREYELTGDPKKREASEYWKSVELRLMKKTAVSYYPSYVEREAIHEIEPSIHVKAIVAYVYEKFLNHIPDDFEKREGLLFVGGFAHPPNADAVLWFAQEIFPLIREQLSMNFYIVGSRVTDEIKALEQPGNGIIVKGFVSEDELERLYLSCRVVVVPLRYGAGVKGKVIEALYNGAPVVTTSIGAEGIPEADQVMVVRDEPKAFAEEVVSLYQDTKRCRQMCLETQNYIRKYHSIEAAWNVVGEDF, translated from the coding sequence ATGAAGAAAATTAATTTTGTAAAATACAACAGGACCCGCAGGGAAGCGTTCCAGATACGTACCAGCCTGGTGGAGCAGGATGGCTGTCCTTATGTGGAAAAGACGGCTTTAAAGCCTGAGGGCGTTGCCCATATAAAGTCCCTTGGGGTAAAATATAAAAGCCTTACAGAGCAAAACCAAAGGTTAAAGGTTGCCGGGGTTTCCATAAGTTCCGATGGAAGGACTGCCCGTTTCGATTTCCTGAAAGGCCAGACCCTTTCCGAGCTTCTGGGAAAAGAGATCCAGGATGGAAAGGTTTCCGTGCCACAAATGGAAGATGGGATTTCCCTCATCATGGGGGCAAAGGAAAACTGCATCATTCCCTTTACAATTACGCCTGAATTTGAAGAGGTCTTTGGGAAGCTGACTGAAGCTGATGAACGCTTTAAAAAGGACTGGGCGTTTAAAACCTCCAACATTGACTGTCTGTTTGAGAACATCATGATCACGGAGGATGGCCCTTACTGCCTGGACTATGAATGGGTATTTTCCTTCCCGGTCCCGGTCACCTTTATAAAGTTCCGGGTCCTTTATTACTTTTATGAACAGTATAAAAGCATTTTGTCTTATGGCTCCATGGAAGCCTTTATGGAGGAGTTCGGCGTGGAGGCAGAGCGCCTGGGCACCTATGAGGAGATGGAACGGTGCTTCCAGGACTATGTTCACGGAGAGAACCAGCAGATCTACCTGGTCAACTACATGCATGAAACCCATGCCCTGCCTGAAGACATGTATGAAGTATCCAGGGTGATCGACGAGACAAAGGAGCACATTACCCAGTTGGATATGGAGATCCGGGAAAAGGATGTGCTCATCACCAGGCAGCAGGAGGAGAAACGCCTGACTGACAATCATGTGGGAAACCAGGAAGCTATCATCCAGGCGCTGCGGGCAGATTGCAGCAATATGAGTGAAATGATCGCCACCCTCCAGAGACATCAGGCATTGACCTACCGTGTCAGAAGAAAGCTGGGAAGAATCTTTAACGATAAGTTTCCTCAAGGGACCCAAAAACGGAAACTGCTGATTTACGCCAAGGATACGGTGTTCCATCCCTTAAAATCCTTCCGCCTTTATACAACAGAAGAGGGGCGGAACCTGATTGAAGGGGATATGAAGATCGGAGAGGCCTACCGGGTCCATGGAAAGCTTCGTTTCATAAAAGAGGGCCATCCAATGGTGTCCATCATCATTCCCGTATACAACCAGATCCATTATACCTATGCCTGTCTGGTGTCCATTCTGGAACATACAAAGGATGTGGTGTATGAGGTTATCATAGCGGACGATGTTTCTTCAGATGCAACAGCTGAGCTTTCAAAATTTACGGAAAATGTGGTCATATGCCGCAATGAAACAAACCAGGGATTCTTAAGAAACTGCAATCAGGCCGCCAAGGCTGCCAGGGGAAAATATGTCATGTTCTTAAACAATGACACCCAGGTAACAGAAGGCTGGCTAAGCAGTCTGGTGAATTTGATTGAATCTGATCCTGCCATCGGCATGGTTGGCTCCAAGCTGGTCTACCCTGACGGAAGACTGCAGGAAGCCGGAGGCATCATTTTCCGCGACGGATCCGGCTGGAATTACGGACGTCTCGACGATCCGGAAAAGCCGGAATACAACTATGTAAAAGATGTGGACTATATATCCGGGGCCGCCATCCTTCTTTCCAATGAGCTGTGGAAACGGATCGGAGGATTTGACGACCGTTATGCCCCTGCATACTGTGAGGATTCTGACCTTGCCTTTGAGGTGCGCAGGGCCGGTCTGCGGGTGGTTTATCAGCCCTTTTCCAAGGTCATTCATTTTGAGGGCATTTCCAACGGAACGGATGTCAATGGCTCTGGACTTAAGCGGTATCAGGTGGAAAACGGCTTAAAGCTAAAGGAAAAATGGACGGAAGAACTGAAACAGCAAAGTGAAAACGATGGAAATCCCGACGTTTTCCGGGCCAGGGAGAGAAGCCAGGGTAAGGACATCATACTGGTCGTGGACCATTATGTTCCCACCTATGACAGGGATGCCGGTTCCAAGACCACCTTCCAGTATTTAAAGATGTTCCTGGAAAAGGGTTATGTGGTGAAGTTCCTTGGAGATAATTTCCTTCATGAAGAGCCTTATTCCACCGCTTTGCAGCAGTTGGGGATCGAGATTCTCTACGGTAAGGAATACCAGGTAAAGATCTGGGAATGGCTGAAGGAACATGGAAATGATATAAAGGTTGCTTATTTAAACCGTCCCCATATCGCTGCAAAATATGTGGATTTTATTAAAGATAAGACAAACATTAAGATGATTTATTATGGACATGATCTGCATTTCTTAAGAGAAGGCAGGGAGTATGAGCTGACCGGAGATCCCAAGAAGAGGGAAGCTTCCGAGTACTGGAAGTCTGTGGAGCTTCGCCTTATGAAAAAGACTGCGGTATCCTATTATCCGTCTTATGTGGAGCGGGAGGCCATTCATGAGATCGAGCCATCCATCCATGTGAAAGCCATTGTGGCCTATGTCTATGAAAAGTTTTTAAACCACATTCCCGATGATTTTGAAAAAAGGGAAGGACTTTTGTTTGTGGGTGGATTTGCTCATCCGCCTAACGCAGATGCAGTTTTATGGTTTGCACAGGAAATATTCCCGCTGATCCGGGAACAGCTTTCCATGAATTTCTATATCGTAGGTTCCAGAGTAACGGATGAGATCAAGGCTTTGGAACAGCCGGGCAACGGGATCATTGTCAAGGGATTTGTATCAGAGGACGAACTGGAAAGGCTTTATTTAAGCTGCCGGGTGGTAGTGGTGCCTCTGCGTTACGGCGCAGGGGTCAAGGGAAAGGTCATTGAAGCTTTATATAACGGCGCTCCCGTGGTCACAACCTCCATTGGAGCAGAGGGAATCCCGGAAGCGGACCAGGTTATGGTGGTGAGAGATGAACCGAAGGCCTTTGCAGAGGAAGTGGTTTCCCTGTATCAGGACACAAAACGGTGCAGGCAGATGTGTCTGGAAACTCAGAATTACATCCGAAAGTATCACAGCATAGAGGCTGCCTGGAACGTGGTGGGAGAAGATTTTTAG
- a CDS encoding acyltransferase family protein, translating into MEEKKRDRLLLWDILKGIGIVSIVFGHSQNLGIAIRTVYYYHLAIFFFVSGYLYNEERYGDAPFEFFSRRLKNMWVPYFCYGSMFVLLHNLLSWYLLFPSDAYYGKREMLIAMGNTLFLRCPEGPSGAMWFVPLMLASGTGFSAIHWFCRNYLPASLRAWAAAVLCIGAGLFGAALSRREIFLNYHLQTAFLVIPIYYGGYALRTWKISVEKYVTWYGAAACAGLFYYFLMFTEESVELSANQIPEGINFYIISAAGIYLCCYGAKCLQKIPMAGKTAALLGKYSFDIMALHFLVFKLCDRIYAQIILEPAENQGGFPHSYPELHAVYLILGVILPVLFAIGSRKAIHGLGRVFQTWAGKPQK; encoded by the coding sequence ATGGAAGAGAAAAAGAGAGACCGGCTTCTGCTCTGGGACATTTTAAAAGGGATCGGGATCGTATCCATTGTGTTCGGCCATTCCCAGAACCTGGGGATCGCCATCCGTACGGTGTATTATTACCATCTGGCCATATTCTTTTTCGTTTCAGGATATCTGTACAATGAAGAGCGTTATGGGGATGCCCCCTTTGAATTTTTTTCACGGCGGCTAAAGAACATGTGGGTGCCTTATTTCTGCTATGGAAGCATGTTCGTTTTATTACATAACCTCCTTTCCTGGTACCTGCTTTTTCCGTCTGATGCCTATTACGGCAAAAGGGAAATGCTCATTGCAATGGGAAATACCCTGTTCCTTCGCTGTCCGGAAGGCCCGTCAGGAGCCATGTGGTTTGTGCCTCTCATGCTGGCGTCCGGAACAGGCTTTTCAGCCATCCACTGGTTTTGCCGGAATTATCTGCCTGCTTCCCTACGGGCATGGGCGGCTGCGGTTCTATGCATCGGGGCAGGGCTCTTTGGCGCAGCACTGAGCCGGCGGGAGATATTCTTAAACTACCACCTTCAGACCGCCTTCCTGGTAATTCCCATCTACTATGGCGGATATGCCCTGCGGACCTGGAAGATTTCCGTTGAAAAATATGTGACATGGTATGGAGCGGCCGCTTGCGCAGGACTTTTCTATTATTTCCTCATGTTTACCGAAGAAAGTGTGGAGCTGTCCGCCAATCAGATACCAGAAGGGATCAATTTCTATATCATTTCCGCAGCCGGCATTTATCTTTGCTGCTATGGGGCAAAATGCCTGCAAAAGATTCCTATGGCCGGGAAGACTGCGGCCCTGCTTGGAAAATATTCCTTTGATATCATGGCTCTTCATTTCCTGGTGTTTAAGCTCTGTGACCGGATTTATGCCCAGATCATACTGGAGCCTGCAGAAAATCAGGGAGGCTTCCCCCATTCCTATCCGGAGCTTCATGCGGTCTACCTCATTTTGGGAGTAATTCTTCCGGTGCTTTTCGCCATAGGATCCAGGAAAGCCATTCATGGCCTGGGACGCGTGTTTCAGACCTGGGCAGGGAAGCCACAGAAATGA
- a CDS encoding nucleotidyltransferase family protein, with translation MQAILLAGGLGTRLRSVVSDRPKPMALIGDKPFMEYVVAELIRNGVKSIIFAVGYKGSMVEEYFKDGSKWGIHVSYAYEEELLGTAGAIKNAGAKVTEDQFLVLNADTFYRIDYSRLTSLGKERGLDMALVLREVPDVSRYGQAVLEDGWLKTFNEKTDEKRRGTINGGIYYLKRELLDEIPQGKVSLEQDMIPKWLSEGKKLGGFVSDGYFIDIGIPEDYYRFAEDVRKHLTGLCPENTGGEGKREVSLW, from the coding sequence ATGCAGGCAATTTTACTGGCAGGAGGCCTTGGCACCAGACTTCGTTCCGTGGTGAGTGACAGGCCAAAGCCAATGGCGCTGATCGGAGACAAGCCTTTTATGGAATATGTAGTGGCGGAACTGATCAGAAATGGAGTCAAGTCAATCATTTTTGCCGTAGGCTACAAAGGTTCCATGGTAGAAGAATATTTTAAGGATGGGTCCAAATGGGGAATCCATGTTTCATATGCCTATGAAGAAGAGCTTTTAGGAACTGCCGGTGCCATTAAAAATGCCGGTGCTAAGGTAACAGAAGACCAGTTTCTCGTATTGAATGCAGATACCTTTTACCGAATCGATTACAGCAGACTTACATCCCTTGGCAAGGAGCGCGGCCTTGACATGGCTCTGGTGCTGCGGGAAGTGCCTGATGTGTCCCGCTACGGACAGGCTGTTCTGGAAGACGGCTGGCTTAAGACCTTTAATGAGAAGACTGACGAAAAGCGCCGGGGTACCATAAACGGAGGCATTTATTATCTTAAGCGGGAACTTCTTGATGAGATACCCCAGGGAAAGGTGTCCCTGGAGCAGGACATGATTCCCAAATGGCTTTCAGAGGGCAAAAAGCTGGGCGGCTTTGTAAGCGACGGATATTTCATTGATATCGGCATTCCTGAGGATTATTACCGGTTTGCAGAAGATGTGAGGAAGCACCTTACAGGTTTATGCCCGGAGAACACGGGCGGAGAGGGGAAAAGAGAGGTGAGCTTATGGTAA
- a CDS encoding GHMP family kinase ATP-binding protein produces the protein MVIRGRAPLRVSFGGGGTDVAPFCVEQGGAIIGSTINKYAYCSIVPRDDDQIIVHSLDFDMTVKYNTKENYVYDGRLDLVTAALKAMDIKQGCEVYLQCDAPPGSGLGTSSTVMVALLTAMAKWKGVEMDSYAMADLAYKVEREDLKIDGGYQDQYAATFGGFNFIEFHGRNNVVVNPLRIKKEVIHELQYNLLLCYTGNIHISANIIKDQVKNYEKKDPFDAMCEVKALAYAMKDELLKGNLYSFGKLLDYGWKSKKRMSSKISTPHIDELYEEALKAGALGGKLLGAGGGGFLLVYCPYNVRHKVAARMEAAGGQLTDWNFELRGAQAWINDEKRWNYEEIKVAIPGGEYHFPL, from the coding sequence ATGGTAATCAGAGGACGTGCTCCCCTGCGGGTGAGCTTTGGAGGAGGAGGAACCGATGTGGCTCCCTTCTGCGTGGAGCAGGGAGGGGCAATTATCGGCAGCACCATTAATAAATACGCATACTGCTCCATCGTGCCAAGGGATGATGACCAGATCATCGTCCATTCCCTGGACTTTGACATGACGGTGAAGTACAATACCAAAGAAAATTATGTATATGACGGGCGTCTGGATCTGGTAACAGCAGCCTTAAAGGCAATGGATATCAAACAGGGCTGTGAGGTGTACTTACAGTGCGATGCCCCTCCGGGATCAGGCCTTGGAACTTCCTCCACCGTTATGGTAGCTCTTTTGACGGCCATGGCCAAATGGAAAGGCGTGGAGATGGACAGTTATGCCATGGCAGACTTAGCCTACAAAGTGGAGAGGGAAGATTTAAAGATCGACGGAGGATACCAGGACCAGTACGCCGCAACTTTTGGAGGCTTTAATTTCATTGAGTTCCACGGCCGCAATAACGTGGTAGTCAATCCTCTCCGCATAAAAAAAGAGGTCATACATGAACTGCAGTACAATCTGCTCCTTTGCTATACAGGAAACATCCATATCTCTGCCAACATCATAAAAGATCAGGTAAAGAACTATGAAAAAAAAGATCCTTTTGATGCCATGTGCGAGGTAAAGGCCCTTGCCTATGCCATGAAGGATGAACTGCTGAAAGGAAATCTTTACAGCTTTGGAAAGCTTTTAGACTATGGCTGGAAGAGCAAGAAGCGCATGAGCAGCAAGATCTCCACCCCTCACATTGACGAGCTTTATGAGGAGGCACTAAAGGCCGGAGCCCTGGGAGGAAAGCTTTTGGGAGCCGGTGGCGGCGGATTCCTTCTGGTATATTGCCCCTATAATGTCCGCCATAAGGTGGCGGCGCGCATGGAAGCGGCCGGGGGACAGCTTACGGACTGGAACTTTGAACTGCGGGGCGCCCAGGCCTGGATCAACGATGAAAAACGGTGGAATTATGAGGAAATTAAGGTCGCCATACCTGGAGGCGAATATCATTTTCCATTATAG
- a CDS encoding D-glycero-alpha-D-manno-heptose-1,7-bisphosphate 7-phosphatase, with the protein MDRIIFLDRDGTINEEVEYLHRPEDLVILPGVPKALRRLRVQGFKLVVVTNQAGVARGYYKEEDVKSLHEYLNSLLSKEGAFIDRFYYCPHHPVYGIGEYGRECHCRKPETGMFEMAEASFPVDKSHSYMIGDKLLDTEAGKRYGVGTVLVGTGYGKELYGGLTQEEKKNSFDFYAPTMKEAVDWILNREGVCETWNQ; encoded by the coding sequence ATGGACAGAATCATATTTTTAGACCGGGACGGTACCATCAATGAAGAGGTGGAATATTTACACCGGCCTGAAGATCTGGTGATCCTTCCCGGAGTGCCGAAGGCTCTAAGACGGCTTAGAGTGCAGGGCTTTAAGCTTGTGGTGGTCACCAACCAGGCCGGAGTGGCAAGGGGCTATTACAAAGAAGAAGATGTAAAATCCCTCCATGAGTACTTAAACAGCCTTCTGTCAAAGGAAGGAGCCTTTATAGACCGTTTTTATTACTGCCCCCATCATCCGGTTTACGGGATCGGAGAATACGGCCGGGAATGCCATTGCCGTAAGCCGGAAACAGGAATGTTTGAGATGGCAGAGGCAAGCTTTCCGGTGGACAAGTCCCATTCCTATATGATCGGGGACAAGCTTCTGGATACGGAAGCCGGAAAAAGGTATGGAGTGGGCACGGTTTTGGTGGGTACCGGGTACGGAAAAGAATTATACGGCGGCCTGACTCAGGAAGAAAAAAAGAATTCTTTTGATTTTTACGCACCCACCATGAAAGAAGCTGTGGACTGGATACTCAACAGAGAAGGAGTGTGTGAAACATGGAACCAATGA